The following coding sequences lie in one Timaviella obliquedivisa GSE-PSE-MK23-08B genomic window:
- a CDS encoding type II toxin-antitoxin system HicA family toxin, with amino-acid sequence MSKVPSLSYREILAAFTRDGWEVVRQRGSHIRLEKRISDETLKITVPAHRPVKRSTLSQILKQARISVDDFLKLL; translated from the coding sequence ATGAGTAAAGTTCCGAGTCTCTCTTATCGTGAAATTCTTGCAGCATTTACGAGAGATGGATGGGAGGTTGTACGGCAGCGAGGTAGCCACATTCGCCTGGAGAAAAGAATATCCGATGAAACATTGAAGATTACTGTTCCTGCTCATCGACCTGTCAAAAGATCGACACTATCTCAAATTTTGAAACAAGCTCGAATCAGTGTAGATGATTTTCTAAAGCTGCTGTAG
- a CDS encoding type II toxin-antitoxin system HicB family antitoxin, whose protein sequence is MKLQVVLEPSDEGGYTIYVPSLPGCISEGESIDGALANIQEAIALYLEPIEENFSEGIIVRELVV, encoded by the coding sequence ATGAAACTACAAGTTGTTCTAGAACCAAGTGATGAGGGGGGATACACAATCTATGTGCCCTCGTTACCGGGTTGCATTAGTGAAGGTGAAAGCATAGATGGGGCATTGGCAAATATTCAAGAGGCGATCGCGCTTTATTTAGAGCCTATTGAAGAAAACTTTTCAGAAGGAATAATTGTTAGGGAACTGGTGGTATGA
- a CDS encoding DUF5615 family PIN-like protein, protein MKFLVDAQLPLRLAWCLQKAGQDVVHTRELPDQNSTPDAVINQLSMAEERIVITKDADFLESFLIRQQPYKLLLVTKGNIRNFELETLFLNNLMQIIELFEQHSYLELSRDTLIVHQ, encoded by the coding sequence ATGAAATTTTTAGTAGATGCCCAGTTACCGTTACGGCTGGCATGGTGTTTGCAGAAAGCGGGGCAGGATGTTGTGCATACAAGGGAATTACCTGATCAGAATTCAACACCTGATGCTGTGATTAACCAGCTTTCAATGGCTGAGGAGCGGATTGTGATTACAAAGGATGCAGATTTTCTGGAATCATTTTTGATTCGGCAACAACCGTATAAGCTGCTGTTGGTAACAAAGGGCAATATCAGGAACTTTGAATTGGAGACATTATTTCTAAACAATCTGATGCAAATTATTGAGCTATTTGAGCAACACAGCTATCTCGAACTAAGCCGCGATACTCTGATTGTTCATCAATAA
- a CDS encoding DUF433 domain-containing protein, producing the protein MREGLLQRITLNSEICHGKPCVRNLRYPVEFLLELLSSGMTTEEILADYEDLEADDILASLLYAARLSQVKSIYKIAS; encoded by the coding sequence ATGAGGGAAGGTCTTTTACAACGCATTACGCTCAACTCAGAAATTTGTCACGGTAAGCCTTGTGTCCGAAATCTTAGGTATCCGGTTGAGTTTTTGCTGGAATTGCTGAGTTCGGGTATGACTACTGAGGAAATTTTGGCAGACTATGAAGATTTGGAAGCAGATGATATTTTAGCTTCGCTGCTATACGCAGCACGGTTAAGCCAGGTAAAGAGTATTTATAAGATTGCTTCATGA
- a CDS encoding type II toxin-antitoxin system VapC family toxin, producing the protein MQYLFDSNILIYQLNGSLNERGNTFLEDGLVGEGAYSIVSKIELLGFQQPKLAEAQARELLASLIEISLSLEVAEQAIKIRKAHKIKLPDAIVAATALVDGLRLVTRNIRDFTQIDGLLMVNPYEVP; encoded by the coding sequence ATGCAGTATCTTTTCGATAGCAATATTTTGATTTATCAATTAAATGGGTCTTTAAATGAGAGAGGGAATACGTTTTTGGAAGATGGTCTGGTGGGAGAGGGTGCATATTCTATTGTTTCCAAGATTGAGCTTTTAGGCTTTCAACAGCCCAAATTGGCTGAAGCTCAAGCAAGAGAGTTACTTGCTAGTTTGATAGAGATATCGCTTAGTTTAGAGGTTGCGGAACAGGCGATTAAAATTAGAAAAGCACATAAAATTAAGCTTCCTGATGCAATAGTTGCTGCAACAGCACTTGTCGATGGGTTGAGATTGGTGACGAGAAACATCCGTGACTTTACACAAATTGATGGATTGCTTATGGTGAATCCTTATGAAGTACCTTGA
- a CDS encoding type I restriction-modification system subunit M, with the protein MSLSATIKSIQDIMRKDVGVDGDAQRIGQLGWMLFYKIFSDQDAQLELDVDEYESPIPVGLRWNDWADSTKLGKDTPTGTDLLEVIDGRLFPQLKALDGKDLEGVAQQRSLLLRSVFEDAYNYMKSGTLLRQVVDKINASIDFNQSKTLHLFGDLYEQILKDLQSAGNAGEFYTPRALTQFAIDRVNPQLGEKVLDPACGTGGFLTYAYEHLKQQIKSPKDLEQVKRSVLGVEKKQLPHLLCVTNMMVHGIEVPTNVRHDNTLRKPLRDYGREDQVDIVVTNPPFGGMEEDGIERGFPTEFQTRETADLFLVLVMELLKPGGRAAIVLPDGTLFGEGIKTRIKEKLLRDCNLHTIVRLPNGVFSPYTIIRTNILFFTKGTPTAEVWYYEHPYPPGAKSYNKTKPMRIEEFEVEKAWWDHREETEFAWKVSVEAIAANGYNLDIKNPNTPENVHEDPIALLKQYQAAAAAADEARMALKTALQLCLEQSTTPRK; encoded by the coding sequence ATGTCACTGAGCGCCACTATCAAATCTATTCAAGACATCATGCGGAAGGATGTGGGGGTGGATGGCGATGCCCAGCGGATTGGACAGTTGGGCTGGATGCTGTTTTATAAGATTTTTAGCGACCAGGATGCGCAGTTGGAACTGGATGTAGATGAGTATGAGTCGCCAATTCCAGTTGGGTTGCGGTGGAATGATTGGGCAGATAGCACTAAGTTAGGAAAGGATACGCCCACTGGAACGGATCTGCTAGAAGTGATTGATGGGCGATTGTTTCCTCAGCTTAAGGCACTAGATGGGAAGGATTTGGAGGGTGTGGCACAGCAGCGATCGCTCCTGCTGCGCAGTGTGTTTGAGGATGCCTACAACTACATGAAGTCGGGGACGTTGCTGCGTCAGGTGGTAGACAAGATTAATGCAAGCATTGATTTTAACCAGTCGAAAACGCTGCATTTGTTTGGCGATCTGTATGAGCAGATTCTGAAGGATCTCCAAAGTGCAGGCAATGCGGGAGAGTTTTATACGCCCAGGGCGCTGACTCAGTTTGCGATCGATCGGGTGAACCCACAGTTGGGCGAGAAAGTGCTTGATCCGGCGTGTGGAACGGGCGGCTTTTTGACCTATGCCTACGAGCATTTGAAGCAGCAAATCAAATCACCGAAAGATTTGGAGCAGGTGAAGCGGAGCGTTTTGGGGGTGGAGAAAAAGCAGCTACCGCATCTGCTTTGTGTGACCAATATGATGGTGCATGGCATTGAAGTGCCAACGAATGTGCGCCATGATAATACGCTGCGGAAGCCGCTGCGAGACTATGGGCGCGAGGATCAGGTGGATATTGTGGTGACGAATCCGCCGTTTGGGGGCATGGAGGAGGATGGCATTGAGCGGGGTTTTCCGACGGAGTTTCAGACGCGGGAGACGGCGGATTTGTTTTTGGTGCTGGTGATGGAGTTGCTGAAGCCGGGAGGTCGGGCGGCGATCGTGCTGCCAGATGGGACGTTGTTTGGCGAAGGGATTAAGACGCGGATTAAGGAGAAGCTGCTGCGGGACTGTAATTTGCATACGATCGTGCGGCTGCCGAATGGGGTGTTTAGTCCGTACACTATCATTCGGACTAATATTTTGTTTTTTACGAAGGGCACGCCAACGGCTGAGGTTTGGTATTACGAGCATCCTTACCCGCCGGGGGCGAAGTCTTATAACAAGACGAAGCCGATGCGAATTGAGGAGTTTGAGGTGGAGAAAGCCTGGTGGGATCACCGGGAGGAAACTGAGTTTGCTTGGAAAGTGTCGGTTGAAGCGATCGCTGCTAATGGCTACAACCTGGATATTAAAAACCCGAATACGCCGGAGAATGTTCATGAAGACCCGATTGCTCTGTTGAAGCAATATCAGGCGGCGGCGGCGGCGGCAGACGAGGCGCGAATGGCTTTGAAGACTGCCTTACAATTGTGTTTAGAGCAATCTACTACACCGAGAAAGTGA
- a CDS encoding DEAD/DEAH box helicase family protein produces the protein MSKKDLSESDICDRYVTPAIYDAGWKKSQVRREYYFTDGQMLVRGQLTGRGKKKFADYLLFYQPNQPIAVIEAKDNCHSVGAGIQQALGYAAALQVPFVFSSNGDAFVFHDRSGTYSPVEQQISLDAFPSPDELWERYKQWQDLQNANEDLLTSSYFIEIGGKEPRYYQQLAVNRTVEAIARGQKRCLLVMATGAGKTFTVFNIIWRLWKTKVAKRVLFLADRNSLVDQTIINDFRPFGEVMSKLDRKLVDEMGRINTSYEIYLGLYQAIIGNDERDNLYEKFDRDFFDLVVIDECHRGSAADDSNWRQVLDYFSTAVQVGLTATPKETKYVSNIDYFGKPIFQYSLKQGIEDGFLAPFRRIQVGLDKDLEGWTPEAGESDDRGQRIEERDYNLRDYDRNIVFDQRTQQVAEYVSQFLHDGDPMRKTIIFCENIDHAERMREALTQVDLNRELVLKDHRYVMRITGDEKEGKAQLDNFINPKETYPVIATTSKLMTTGVDAQTCQVIVLDQRIQSMTEFKQIIGRGTRLRPDYGKNFFTIIDFRGATLLFDDPDWDGTPLQDEDFGKEKKPADPGREGTEGGDEGEPGRENGTGVSFKYQVSRQEFVVAKERVSYYDKDGKLTTESLKDYTRRTVNEAYQSLDRFLHQWQIADRKQAILDELREQGVILEALEDMVGKDYDLFDLICHVAFDRPPLTRRERVKQVQKRDVFAKYGEMARAVLVALLEKYADQGVVAIENVRVLQLDPFTTLGTPVELVGSFGGKKQYQAAIRELEQLLYEDPGA, from the coding sequence ATGAGCAAGAAAGACCTCAGCGAATCTGATATCTGCGATCGCTACGTTACGCCTGCAATCTATGATGCAGGTTGGAAAAAGAGCCAGGTGCGTCGGGAGTACTATTTCACCGATGGTCAAATGCTGGTTCGAGGTCAGTTAACGGGTCGAGGAAAAAAGAAGTTTGCAGATTATTTGCTGTTCTATCAGCCCAATCAACCGATCGCGGTCATTGAAGCAAAAGACAATTGCCACAGCGTTGGGGCAGGAATTCAACAGGCTTTAGGCTATGCGGCGGCTTTGCAAGTGCCGTTTGTCTTTTCTTCTAATGGAGATGCGTTTGTGTTCCATGACCGAAGCGGCACCTACAGCCCAGTGGAACAGCAGATTAGTTTGGATGCGTTTCCATCGCCGGATGAACTGTGGGAACGGTATAAGCAGTGGCAAGATCTACAAAATGCTAATGAGGATTTGTTGACTTCTTCTTATTTTATTGAGATTGGTGGGAAGGAACCTCGTTATTATCAGCAGCTTGCAGTAAATCGTACCGTTGAGGCGATCGCCCGTGGACAGAAGCGTTGTTTGTTGGTGATGGCGACGGGAGCGGGTAAAACTTTTACAGTGTTCAATATTATCTGGCGGTTGTGGAAGACAAAGGTGGCAAAACGGGTCTTGTTTCTTGCCGATCGCAATTCCTTGGTAGATCAAACGATCATTAATGATTTTCGTCCGTTTGGCGAGGTCATGAGCAAGCTCGATCGCAAACTTGTTGATGAAATGGGACGGATCAATACTTCCTACGAAATCTATCTGGGGCTGTATCAGGCAATCATTGGCAATGACGAGCGAGATAATCTTTACGAAAAGTTCGATCGCGATTTCTTTGATTTGGTCGTGATTGATGAGTGTCACCGGGGCAGTGCGGCAGATGATTCTAATTGGCGGCAGGTGCTGGATTACTTTTCAACGGCGGTGCAGGTCGGTCTGACGGCTACGCCCAAAGAAACGAAATACGTCTCGAATATTGATTACTTTGGTAAGCCAATTTTTCAGTACTCGCTTAAACAAGGAATTGAGGATGGTTTTCTGGCTCCGTTCCGACGAATTCAGGTCGGTTTAGATAAAGATCTAGAGGGCTGGACTCCAGAGGCAGGGGAATCTGATGATCGGGGGCAACGGATTGAGGAACGCGACTACAACCTGCGAGACTACGATCGCAACATTGTGTTCGACCAACGGACTCAGCAGGTGGCGGAGTATGTCAGCCAATTTCTTCATGACGGCGATCCGATGCGGAAAACTATTATTTTCTGCGAGAACATTGACCATGCGGAACGGATGCGGGAAGCTTTGACTCAGGTGGATCTGAATCGAGAGTTAGTGCTAAAAGATCATCGCTATGTAATGCGAATTACCGGAGATGAGAAGGAGGGTAAGGCACAGCTTGATAATTTCATTAATCCTAAAGAAACCTATCCGGTGATTGCGACGACTTCTAAGCTAATGACGACGGGAGTAGATGCTCAGACTTGTCAGGTCATTGTGTTGGATCAGCGCATTCAGTCGATGACGGAGTTTAAGCAAATTATTGGGCGGGGAACTCGGTTGCGCCCCGATTATGGCAAAAACTTTTTTACAATTATTGATTTTCGGGGGGCGACTCTGCTTTTTGATGACCCAGATTGGGATGGAACGCCGCTTCAGGATGAGGATTTTGGCAAAGAGAAGAAGCCTGCTGATCCGGGACGCGAGGGAACTGAAGGCGGAGATGAGGGTGAACCCGGACGTGAGAATGGCACAGGAGTAAGTTTTAAATATCAGGTGAGCCGTCAAGAGTTTGTGGTGGCAAAGGAGCGGGTGAGCTATTACGACAAGGATGGCAAGCTGACGACGGAATCCTTAAAAGACTACACTCGCCGCACGGTCAATGAGGCGTATCAGTCTCTCGATCGCTTCTTACATCAGTGGCAGATTGCCGATCGCAAGCAAGCAATTTTGGATGAGTTGAGAGAGCAGGGCGTAATTTTAGAAGCGCTGGAGGACATGGTGGGCAAGGATTATGACCTTTTTGATTTGATTTGCCATGTGGCGTTCGATCGCCCGCCGCTGACGCGCAGAGAACGGGTTAAACAAGTGCAGAAGCGAGATGTGTTTGCTAAGTATGGTGAAATGGCGCGGGCGGTTTTGGTGGCGCTGCTAGAGAAATATGCCGATCAAGGAGTAGTGGCGATCGAGAATGTCAGGGTATTGCAGCTTGATCCGTTTACAACGCTGGGAACTCCGGTGGAACTGGTCGGAAGTTTTGGAGGTAAGAAGCAGTATCAGGCAGCAATTCGAGAGCTAGAGCAACTGCTTTACGAAGATCCGGGTGCTTGA
- a CDS encoding CHRD domain-containing protein: MRSANKLMRRFLMGALTCLLLATLSTPALSQFTSKVPTQQSQTVTDSMSVGKMLDISLESAKSTLVAQGMTESKMKSYVAVLSKQNVVPTSPMTNAQGAVGGVLVGDRFVVRGNFSSLSSAMRDYGTDPITPPNPNITSAFHIHQGEPTENGPFQYALNVTTDETGRKGSAMGEYALTAEQVQALSEGKLYVDLHTTMNRAGELRGILMPY, translated from the coding sequence ATGCGGAGCGCAAACAAACTCATGCGTCGTTTCCTGATGGGAGCTTTGACGTGTCTGTTATTAGCCACTCTATCTACGCCTGCGTTGAGTCAGTTTACATCTAAGGTGCCAACGCAGCAGAGCCAAACGGTGACTGATTCCATGTCTGTAGGAAAAATGCTGGATATTAGTCTAGAGTCAGCTAAATCTACACTCGTGGCACAAGGAATGACTGAGAGTAAGATGAAGTCGTATGTGGCGGTATTAAGTAAGCAAAATGTCGTGCCGACTTCGCCGATGACCAATGCCCAGGGAGCAGTTGGCGGAGTTTTAGTGGGCGATCGCTTTGTTGTGCGCGGCAACTTTAGCAGCTTATCGAGCGCTATGCGAGACTATGGCACTGACCCCATTACTCCACCTAATCCCAACATTACCTCTGCCTTTCATATCCATCAAGGCGAACCCACTGAGAATGGACCCTTTCAGTACGCGCTCAATGTAACAACAGATGAAACAGGACGAAAGGGCAGCGCCATGGGAGAATACGCGCTGACAGCGGAGCAGGTTCAAGCGCTTTCTGAGGGCAAGCTGTATGTAGATTTGCACACGACGATGAACCGGGCTGGAGAACTGCGCGGTATACTCATGCCGTATTAA
- a CDS encoding YIP1 family protein: protein MNHHSSHTTFWTTLRNALALNANFYEDVRNTSKNRRIARIIVFLAALSYMIGSSVILLINRATVSILLPALLFNGLIVIVGYYFWTFVVFKVGQWLKPIDPTYRDLLSPIGFAYAPQVLNFLTLIPLLGQPIGLILSVWSLLAVIVSVRQGLDIRTRWAGLICLLGWIPIQIVIGSVQVLEQELVK from the coding sequence GTGAACCATCATTCGTCTCATACCACATTTTGGACAACCCTACGGAATGCTTTAGCATTGAACGCCAACTTCTACGAAGACGTTCGCAATACTTCTAAGAATCGTCGCATTGCTCGAATCATCGTGTTCTTGGCAGCTTTGTCTTACATGATAGGAAGTTCGGTCATTTTGTTGATTAACCGGGCAACGGTTTCCATACTGCTTCCAGCCCTGTTGTTCAATGGATTAATTGTGATCGTAGGCTATTACTTCTGGACATTTGTCGTGTTTAAGGTTGGCCAGTGGTTGAAGCCAATTGACCCAACGTATAGAGATTTGCTTAGTCCAATCGGGTTTGCCTACGCGCCACAAGTCCTAAACTTTTTGACGCTCATTCCCCTACTAGGACAACCCATTGGACTAATTTTGTCGGTTTGGAGCCTGCTGGCAGTAATTGTGTCGGTTCGTCAGGGATTAGACATTCGCACTCGTTGGGCAGGACTGATTTGCTTGCTCGGATGGATACCGATTCAGATCGTAATTGGGTCTGTTCAAGTCCTGGAACAAGAACTGGTGAAATAG
- a CDS encoding ion transporter has product MSNPELPQKYVLEQQRNEVLQQLEDWLDIPMLIFSFIWLALFIIELIWGLTPLLNALSVTIWIIFILDFGLKFLLAPRKLSYLRQKWLTVLSLMLPALRTLRIIRVLRALQTVRAVRGLRLLGVMTRTNRGMRVLAASMNRRGFGYVVALTAIAILTGAAGMYAFEQDAPDSGIPDYGTALWWTAMLITTMGSDYFPRTPEGRVLCFVLAVYASAVFGYVTATLATFFIGRDAENPEAEVAGGNTLAQLSAGIADLQAEVAALRAEIQLLPPQEKAK; this is encoded by the coding sequence ATGAGTAATCCAGAATTGCCTCAAAAATATGTCCTTGAGCAGCAGCGCAATGAAGTTTTGCAACAGCTTGAGGACTGGCTTGACATTCCCATGCTGATCTTCAGCTTTATCTGGCTGGCACTGTTTATCATTGAACTAATCTGGGGACTAACTCCCCTACTAAACGCGTTGAGCGTCACGATCTGGATCATTTTTATCCTTGATTTTGGGCTAAAGTTTCTCCTGGCTCCTCGCAAACTCAGCTACCTGAGACAAAAGTGGTTAACTGTATTGTCCCTGATGTTGCCTGCGCTGAGAACTCTCCGAATCATTCGGGTGCTTCGAGCATTGCAAACAGTCCGTGCGGTCAGGGGACTGCGGTTGCTTGGAGTGATGACCCGGACAAATCGGGGCATGCGTGTCCTGGCTGCCAGCATGAATCGACGGGGTTTTGGTTATGTTGTGGCACTGACCGCGATCGCCATTCTAACTGGAGCAGCAGGCATGTACGCCTTCGAGCAAGACGCGCCTGACTCCGGCATCCCTGACTATGGCACTGCCCTCTGGTGGACGGCAATGTTGATCACGACAATGGGTTCGGACTACTTTCCCAGAACACCGGAAGGTCGAGTTCTGTGCTTCGTCTTGGCAGTGTACGCCTCTGCCGTGTTTGGCTACGTCACCGCCACACTGGCAACATTTTTTATCGGTCGAGACGCGGAGAATCCGGAGGCAGAAGTTGCCGGAGGCAACACGTTAGCACAGCTTTCCGCAGGAATCGCCGATTTGCAAGCAGAAGTTGCAGCACTGCGAGCAGAGATTCAACTATTGCCGCCGCAGGAGAAGGCAAAATAG
- a CDS encoding leucine-rich repeat domain-containing protein, translating into MITPDELLQIIDRAAKEGVTKLNLSDRGLTTLPPEMAQLSHLTGLDLSYNQLTSLPEAIAYLPNLTVLSLGSNRLTSLSNAIGQLTHLTTLDLSGNRLTRLPDAIGLLTQLTTLNLGDVFGSNKLTSLPDAIGQLTNLTILSLSSNQLTSLPHTIAQLTHLTKLRLNRNHLTSLPEAIAQLTNLTVLDLRENYLTSLPNAIAHLRNLTELYVGGNQLTSLPDAIAQLTNLTGLYVGNNHLTSLPDAIAQLTNLTTLHLRSNQLTSLPDAIAQLTNLTTLYLSRNKLTSLPMDIRNLTKLEKLDLTANPELSIPPEILGNWGNFGDPTTILNYYFQLRTQPSRPLNEAKVLIVGEGDVGKTSLLRQLLGHSFDPYQNKTPGITIQPWNVEVNQQSVQLNLWDFGGQEIMHATHQFFLSKRSLYLLVIDCRQSEVQNQLEYWLQIIASFGGDSPIILVGNQCDHQPLDIDQRGLSQKYPNLHAILETSCKANQGITTLKATLIQELSQLPHLHEPLPQTWFTVKEELEKRTQDFLSRHDYEQVCLQSDVLDSQSQTDLLHLLHNLGIALNFQDDIRLSPEFADTNVLNPEWVTNGVYKILNNSELFTVHNGILNQSHLLNILDSHRYPRDKHSFLIGIMRKFDLCFDLDGFSNEKFLIPGLLPKEEPYTGEWEGSLTFQYHYNVLPPSIISRFIVRMNSKISQRTYWRSGVVLKERDNPALIRADREDKLISIRVKGNPATRRSFLSIIRSQFDEIHRTIPRLGITEYLLYQEDPPILLNCEDLISAEEAGEQTYFIGKLKRKVNLRQLLDGVEPIQERRERRVSDPHNSQNLWDLGIPDRRLTEREVFISYAWDKGESEAIAHTLDQYFQSQGITIIRDIRDLKFKASAKEFMEWLGRGKCIITVISDEYLKKRNCMYELVNIAENAHDNEALRDRIFPVVLPSAKIYDVIDSMDYVSYWDQKIEALDTKLKQLKSSANLPRAQTELNLYTKIRAIIDTLTATLYDMKTINLDMTQGATLEDCLRELLQAVEQKINA; encoded by the coding sequence ATGATAACCCCTGACGAGCTTCTACAGATTATCGATCGCGCTGCCAAAGAGGGCGTGACTAAACTGAATCTTTCAGATCGAGGTTTGACGACTCTGCCACCAGAGATGGCTCAACTCTCCCACCTGACTGGGCTTGACCTTAGCTACAATCAACTGACCAGTTTACCGGAGGCGATCGCTTACCTCCCCAATCTCACAGTGCTTTCCTTGGGCAGTAATCGCCTGACGAGTTTGTCTAATGCGATCGGACAGTTGACTCATTTAACCACGCTTGATCTCAGCGGTAATCGGCTGACGAGGTTGCCGGATGCGATCGGACTGCTGACCCAGTTGACCACACTTAATCTGGGTGATGTCTTTGGTAGCAATAAGTTGACGAGTTTGCCAGATGCGATCGGACAACTCACTAACCTGACAATCCTGTCCCTTAGCAGCAACCAATTAACGAGTCTGCCGCACACCATCGCCCAACTCACCCATCTGACGAAGCTTAGGCTTAACAGAAATCACTTGACAAGTTTACCCGAGGCGATCGCGCAACTCACTAACCTCACAGTGCTTGACCTGCGCGAAAATTATTTAACCAGTTTGCCGAATGCGATTGCTCATCTCAGAAATCTGACCGAGCTTTATGTTGGCGGTAATCAACTCACAAGCTTACCGGATGCGATCGCTCAACTCACAAATCTGACAGGGCTTTACGTGGGCAACAATCATCTGACGAGTTTGCCCGATGCGATCGCTCAACTCACAAACCTGACAACGCTTCATCTCCGCAGCAATCAGTTGACGAGCTTGCCCGATGCGATCGCGCAACTCACGAACCTGACAACGCTCTACCTGAGTAGAAATAAACTGACAAGCTTGCCCATGGATATCCGCAATCTCACCAAGCTAGAGAAACTTGATCTAACCGCCAATCCAGAGCTATCTATTCCACCCGAAATTTTAGGTAACTGGGGTAACTTCGGCGATCCGACCACCATTCTCAACTACTACTTCCAACTTCGCACCCAACCTAGCCGCCCTCTCAACGAAGCCAAAGTGCTAATTGTAGGTGAAGGTGATGTTGGTAAAACCTCCCTGCTCCGCCAACTTCTAGGTCATAGCTTCGATCCTTACCAGAACAAAACTCCTGGCATTACCATCCAACCCTGGAATGTTGAAGTCAATCAACAAAGCGTACAGCTTAACCTCTGGGACTTTGGCGGACAGGAAATTATGCACGCTACCCACCAGTTTTTTCTAAGCAAACGTAGCCTTTATCTGCTCGTCATCGACTGCCGCCAAAGTGAAGTTCAAAACCAGCTTGAATATTGGCTGCAAATTATTGCCAGCTTTGGCGGCGACTCGCCTATCATTCTCGTCGGCAACCAATGTGATCATCAACCTCTTGACATTGATCAACGCGGCTTAAGCCAAAAATACCCCAACCTTCACGCCATTCTCGAAACCTCTTGCAAAGCCAACCAAGGTATTACTACCCTCAAAGCCACCTTGATCCAAGAGCTTAGCCAACTCCCCCATCTCCACGAACCTTTGCCCCAAACCTGGTTCACCGTTAAAGAAGAACTCGAAAAACGCACTCAAGACTTTCTTTCACGGCACGATTACGAGCAAGTCTGCCTTCAATCTGATGTTCTCGATAGCCAAAGCCAAACTGATCTGCTGCATCTGCTCCATAACCTGGGCATTGCCCTTAATTTTCAAGACGACATTCGCCTCAGCCCAGAATTCGCCGATACCAATGTCCTCAATCCTGAATGGGTAACTAACGGCGTTTACAAAATCCTTAACAATAGTGAACTCTTCACAGTTCATAATGGAATTCTCAACCAGTCTCATTTGCTGAACATTCTTGATTCTCATCGCTATCCTCGTGACAAACATAGTTTTCTCATTGGCATCATGCGCAAGTTTGATCTCTGCTTTGACCTAGATGGTTTCTCTAATGAGAAATTTTTGATTCCTGGTCTCCTTCCCAAAGAAGAACCCTACACCGGAGAATGGGAAGGCTCTCTGACCTTTCAATATCATTACAACGTGTTGCCACCCAGTATTATTTCTCGTTTTATTGTCCGTATGAATAGTAAAATTAGTCAACGTACCTACTGGCGTAGCGGCGTTGTTCTTAAAGAACGAGATAATCCTGCTCTCATTCGTGCCGATCGCGAAGATAAACTCATCTCTATTCGTGTGAAAGGCAATCCTGCGACCCGTCGCAGCTTTTTAAGCATCATTCGTAGCCAGTTTGATGAAATTCATAGAACTATTCCTCGCTTGGGCATCACCGAATACTTGCTCTACCAGGAAGACCCACCCATCTTACTAAACTGTGAAGATTTAATTAGTGCAGAAGAAGCAGGAGAGCAAACCTATTTCATTGGTAAACTAAAACGCAAAGTTAACTTAAGACAATTGTTAGATGGGGTCGAGCCAATCCAAGAGCGAAGAGAACGCCGTGTTTCAGATCCTCATAATTCTCAAAATCTTTGGGATCTGGGCATTCCCGATCGCCGCCTAACTGAACGAGAAGTTTTTATTTCTTACGCTTGGGACAAGGGGGAAAGTGAGGCGATCGCCCACACTCTCGATCAATATTTTCAGTCTCAAGGGATTACGATTATCCGCGATATCCGCGATCTTAAATTCAAGGCTAGTGCTAAAGAATTTATGGAATGGCTAGGACGTGGAAAATGCATTATTACCGTAATTAGTGACGAGTATTTAAAGAAAAGAAACTGCATGTATGAACTGGTCAATATTGCTGAGAACGCACATGATAATGAAGCCTTGCGCGATCGCATCTTTCCTGTTGTGTTACCCAGCGCCAAAATCTATGACGTGATAGATAGCATGGACTATGTGAGCTACTGGGATCAAAAAATTGAAGCCCTAGACACTAAACTAAAACAATTAAAATCCTCAGCTAACCTGCCTAGAGCACAAACAGAACTCAATCTTTACACCAAAATAAGAGCCATCATAGATACACTCACCGCCACCCTCTATGACATGAAAACTATCAACTTAGACATGACACAAGGCGCAACCTTAGAGGACTGTTTGAGGGAATTATTGCAGGCAGTTGAACAAAAAATTAACGCATAG